One part of the Dyadobacter sp. 676 genome encodes these proteins:
- a CDS encoding lipase family protein produces MQKTFNLCRTRPLLFIMFGMLAAQPAFPQVGKLKPGFDKAEYQELVYIHALLYDTTMTNRQKFKVPRPAHSDSIYTSPVMGLDNRWGLWKTRSSVGIINLRGTTMNAVGWLENFYAAMVPARGELKISNDYTFKYHLADNPKAAVHIGWLVGTAFLARDIVPKIDSMYKTGVRDFLIMGHSQGGALSYLMTAHLHSLQKQGTLPKDIRFKTYASAAPKVGNTYFAYEYEHLVDGGWGYNVVNSADWVPEVPFSVQILSDFNNTNPFKNIDGIIKKQKLIARIGMRHAYKGLRKPSEKAQRNYEKYLGRYAGKIVSKNLPEYQSPDFYKSSNYVRTGPTVLLLADEAYYSQFPDSDQQIFVHHGLQPYLHLLEQYKY; encoded by the coding sequence ATGCAAAAGACCTTTAACCTGTGCCGGACCAGGCCTCTCCTTTTCATTATGTTCGGCATGCTCGCCGCTCAACCGGCATTTCCACAGGTAGGAAAATTAAAACCCGGTTTCGATAAAGCCGAATATCAGGAGCTCGTTTACATCCACGCCCTGCTATACGACACCACCATGACCAACCGGCAGAAGTTCAAAGTACCGCGGCCGGCCCATTCCGACTCCATTTACACCTCCCCTGTGATGGGCCTCGACAACCGATGGGGCCTTTGGAAGACCAGATCTTCGGTGGGTATCATCAACCTTCGCGGCACGACCATGAATGCCGTAGGCTGGCTCGAAAACTTTTATGCCGCCATGGTACCCGCCCGCGGGGAGCTGAAAATCAGCAATGACTATACATTCAAATACCATCTGGCGGATAATCCGAAAGCGGCAGTGCACATTGGCTGGCTCGTGGGCACAGCCTTTCTGGCCAGGGATATTGTCCCAAAGATCGACTCCATGTACAAAACCGGCGTCAGGGATTTCCTGATCATGGGCCACAGCCAGGGCGGTGCGCTCAGTTATCTGATGACGGCGCATTTGCATTCGCTTCAAAAACAGGGGACATTGCCCAAAGATATCCGTTTCAAAACTTACGCCAGCGCTGCGCCCAAAGTGGGCAATACCTATTTTGCCTACGAGTACGAGCATCTGGTCGACGGCGGCTGGGGCTATAATGTGGTCAACTCGGCCGACTGGGTACCGGAAGTACCGTTCTCGGTGCAAATCCTCAGCGATTTCAACAACACCAACCCGTTCAAGAACATCGACGGCATTATCAAAAAGCAAAAGCTCATTGCGCGTATCGGTATGCGCCACGCTTACAAGGGTTTGAGAAAACCCAGCGAAAAAGCACAGCGCAATTACGAAAAGTACCTTGGCAGGTATGCCGGTAAAATTGTATCCAAAAACCTGCCCGAATACCAGTCGCCCGATTTTTACAAAAGCAGCAATTACGTCCGTACCGGCCCGACCGTCTTGCTATTGGCGGATGAGGCCTATTACAGCCAATTTCCCGACTCCGACCAGCAGATATTTGTCCACCATGGCCTGCAACCCTATCTTCATTTGCTCGAACAATACAAATACTGA
- a CDS encoding M14 family metallopeptidase produces the protein MHFRLTFILLALAFNVAAQYQTRFEKSGGKQTPTYEEGIAFYRQLAKNFAQVQMQEKGLTDSGRPLHLVLYSKNKVFDIQKLKAQGKAVLLINNAIHPGEPDGVDASMLLLRDILVNPAKFPELDSVLVAIIPFYNIGGALNRNSTTRTNQNGPEEYGFRGNARNYDLNRDFIKSDTRNARSFAAIFHELDPDLFADTHVSNGADYQYVMTLDYAQKDKLGGPLGEFNDKVFLPYMYKHLKEAGFEATPYVNAYGQTPDKGFVQFPDWPRYSTGYAALFHTIGVMTETHMLKPYDQRVRSTYAYLHGNIKFLAAHRKALLKLRRETKEAVKTQEKFAVSWQVDKSKQSTIAFKGYEPEYITSEVSGLPRLHYDRSKPFTKDIPFYDTYVPLDVVTRPEAYVIPQGWHHVTGLLRLNGVKMNALEKDSVIQVETYYIEELETPKQPFEGHYWHTSVKLRTEKQKLTFRKGDWYIPVNQWTNRYIVETLEPKAVDSFFKWNFFDTILQAKEHYSGYVFEDLASELLKKSPELKAKLDEKRKGDPEFAQNGNAQLDFIYRNSDYTEKEYMRYPVFRVVK, from the coding sequence ATGCATTTCCGACTGACATTCATCCTGCTGGCTCTCGCATTCAACGTGGCGGCCCAGTACCAGACCCGCTTTGAAAAGAGCGGCGGCAAGCAAACACCGACCTACGAGGAAGGCATTGCATTTTACCGGCAACTGGCCAAAAATTTCGCGCAGGTACAAATGCAGGAAAAAGGCCTTACCGACAGCGGCAGGCCCTTACATTTGGTATTGTATTCAAAAAACAAGGTCTTCGACATCCAAAAGCTGAAAGCGCAGGGGAAGGCGGTTTTATTGATCAATAATGCCATTCATCCCGGCGAACCCGACGGCGTGGACGCGTCGATGCTCCTGCTACGGGACATCCTCGTGAACCCTGCCAAATTTCCGGAGTTGGACAGCGTGTTGGTAGCCATTATCCCTTTCTATAACATCGGCGGCGCATTGAACCGCAATAGCACCACACGCACCAATCAGAACGGCCCGGAAGAATATGGTTTCAGGGGGAATGCGAGGAATTACGATTTAAACAGGGACTTTATCAAATCGGACACCCGCAATGCGCGGAGCTTCGCAGCTATTTTCCACGAACTCGACCCGGACCTTTTCGCGGATACGCACGTGAGCAACGGGGCGGATTACCAGTATGTGATGACGCTCGATTATGCCCAGAAAGACAAGCTGGGCGGTCCGTTGGGTGAGTTCAACGACAAGGTGTTCCTGCCCTATATGTACAAGCATTTAAAAGAAGCGGGATTCGAGGCGACGCCCTATGTAAATGCTTACGGACAAACGCCCGACAAGGGTTTTGTCCAATTCCCCGACTGGCCGCGCTATTCTACCGGTTATGCCGCGTTGTTTCATACCATCGGCGTGATGACCGAAACGCACATGCTGAAACCTTACGACCAGCGCGTCAGATCGACTTATGCCTATTTGCATGGCAATATCAAATTCCTCGCCGCTCACCGGAAAGCCCTTCTTAAACTTCGGAGAGAAACGAAAGAAGCCGTGAAAACGCAGGAAAAATTCGCCGTTAGCTGGCAGGTCGACAAGTCGAAACAATCCACCATCGCATTCAAAGGCTATGAACCTGAATATATTACCAGTGAAGTCAGCGGCTTACCGAGATTGCATTACGACCGGTCTAAGCCGTTTACGAAGGACATTCCGTTTTACGACACCTACGTTCCGCTCGACGTGGTCACTCGTCCCGAGGCCTACGTCATCCCTCAAGGCTGGCATCATGTGACCGGGCTGCTGCGTTTGAATGGCGTAAAAATGAATGCGCTGGAAAAGGATTCCGTAATACAGGTCGAAACGTATTACATCGAAGAGCTGGAAACGCCCAAACAGCCTTTTGAAGGGCATTACTGGCACACTTCGGTGAAGTTAAGGACCGAAAAGCAGAAGCTGACGTTCAGAAAAGGAGATTGGTACATCCCTGTCAATCAATGGACAAACCGCTACATCGTCGAAACCCTCGAACCTAAAGCGGTGGATTCCTTTTTTAAATGGAATTTCTTTGATACGATTTTACAAGCCAAGGAGCATTATTCCGGCTATGTTTTTGAAGATCTGGCCTCGGAACTGCTCAAAAAATCGCCGGAACTGAAAGCAAAGCTGGACGAAAAACGCAAAGGCGATCCCGAATTTGCCCAAAACGGCAATGCCCAGCTGGATTTTATATACCGGAATTCGGACTACACGGAAAAGGAATATATGCGCTATCCCGTTTTCCGCGTCGTGAAATGA
- a CDS encoding DEAD/DEAH box helicase translates to MTFQDLKLIEPIKRALQEEGYTTPTPIQAKAIPVILESKDLLGCAQTGTGKTAAFAIPMLQLLHENPVGKFERSRIRALILTPTRELAIQIGESFAAYGRHTRVRHTVIFGGVGQKPQTDALQKGVDVLIATPGRLLDLINQGFIKLNQLEFFVLDEADRMLDMGFVHDVKKVIKLLPNKRQSLFFSATMPPAIVTLAGTILRNPVKVEVTPVSSTADTIRQSVFFVDKSNKNSLLLHILQDESIATALVFTRTKHGADKVVKVLRKAGVTSEAIHGNKSQTARQNALKNFKNQTTRVLVATDIAARGIDVDDLTHVINYEIPNIPETYVHRIGRTGRAGAKGIALSFCDKEEKPYLKDIHKLIAKNIPVVNDHPFAAVRQPA, encoded by the coding sequence ATGACATTTCAGGATTTAAAACTCATAGAGCCGATTAAAAGGGCTCTCCAAGAAGAAGGATACACCACTCCCACTCCCATTCAGGCCAAAGCTATTCCGGTTATTTTAGAAAGTAAAGATTTGCTGGGCTGCGCACAAACAGGCACCGGCAAGACTGCCGCTTTTGCGATTCCGATGTTGCAGTTGCTGCATGAAAACCCCGTTGGGAAATTCGAAAGGAGCCGTATCCGCGCATTGATTCTAACCCCTACCCGCGAGCTGGCGATCCAGATCGGCGAGAGCTTCGCTGCCTACGGGCGTCATACGCGGGTGAGGCATACGGTTATCTTCGGTGGCGTGGGCCAAAAACCACAGACCGACGCGCTGCAAAAAGGCGTCGATGTACTCATTGCCACTCCCGGCCGGTTACTGGACCTGATCAACCAGGGATTCATTAAATTGAACCAGCTGGAATTTTTCGTACTCGACGAGGCCGACCGGATGCTCGACATGGGTTTTGTGCATGATGTGAAGAAGGTGATCAAACTTTTGCCGAACAAGCGCCAGTCGCTGTTTTTCTCGGCCACAATGCCTCCGGCGATCGTGACATTGGCAGGGACCATTCTGCGAAACCCGGTAAAAGTGGAAGTAACCCCGGTTTCTTCTACGGCGGATACCATCCGTCAATCGGTGTTTTTTGTAGATAAGTCAAATAAAAACTCGCTGCTGCTGCATATTCTACAAGATGAATCCATTGCTACGGCACTGGTGTTTACCCGAACCAAACATGGGGCTGATAAAGTAGTGAAAGTACTGCGCAAGGCAGGCGTGACCTCGGAAGCCATTCACGGCAACAAGTCGCAAACCGCCCGCCAGAACGCGTTGAAAAACTTCAAAAATCAGACAACCCGCGTGCTTGTAGCCACCGACATCGCCGCGCGGGGCATCGACGTCGATGACCTCACGCATGTGATCAATTACGAAATTCCGAACATTCCGGAAACGTACGTCCACCGCATCGGTCGTACGGGCCGTGCCGGCGCGAAGGGCATTGCATTGTCGTTCTGCGACAAGGAGGAAAAGCCTTATCTCAAAGACATTCACAAGCTGATCGCCAAAAATATCCCGGTAGTGAACGATCACCCGTTCGCGGCGGTCAGACAACCCGCTTAA
- a CDS encoding rhodanese-like domain-containing protein, giving the protein MEKKTFSDIDLGLALTLAKQPGAVLVDVRENWEFEEFNEGGINIPLAEIRQKRDLLAPYNTIVVICTNGVRSKVAAMDYCRVPEWTDKRIYHVKGGIIESE; this is encoded by the coding sequence ATGGAGAAAAAAACCTTTTCCGACATCGATCTCGGGCTGGCACTCACATTAGCGAAACAGCCCGGTGCCGTGCTCGTGGATGTGCGGGAAAACTGGGAATTTGAAGAGTTCAACGAAGGGGGGATCAACATTCCGCTAGCCGAAATAAGGCAAAAGCGGGATTTGCTGGCTCCTTACAATACCATTGTGGTGATCTGCACCAATGGCGTCCGCAGCAAGGTCGCCGCGATGGACTACTGCCGCGTCCCCGAATGGACCGATAAGCGGATTTACCACGTAAAAGGCGGTATTATCGAGTCGGAATAA
- the dapF gene encoding diaminopimelate epimerase, whose protein sequence is MTIPFYKYQGTGNDFVMIDDRDLQFPASKELIASICHRRFGVGSDGLILLQNAEGYDFRMVYFNADGGEGSMCGNGGRCVVRFANDLGLFKDSTKFIAVDGEHEATVSGDTIRLKMSNVNGVEQYEEYDFMNTGSPHYVTYVDDIHEADVVNIGSEIRYGSVYGPQGGTNVNFVEVIEDNHLSVRTYERGVEDETFSCGTGVTACALSAHLRKGWASPVTVETIGGTLAVEYREVGEGQFKDIYLIGPAVRVFEGTLKV, encoded by the coding sequence ATGACTATCCCATTTTATAAATACCAGGGTACCGGCAACGACTTCGTCATGATCGACGACCGTGACCTGCAATTCCCAGCTTCAAAAGAACTGATCGCCTCGATCTGCCACCGCCGCTTCGGGGTCGGTTCCGATGGCCTTATCCTCCTCCAAAATGCCGAAGGTTACGACTTCCGCATGGTGTATTTCAATGCGGATGGCGGCGAGGGCAGCATGTGCGGCAATGGCGGCCGCTGTGTAGTGCGTTTCGCGAACGACCTGGGCCTTTTCAAGGATAGTACCAAATTTATAGCCGTCGACGGCGAGCACGAAGCGACGGTTTCGGGCGACACGATCCGCCTGAAAATGTCGAATGTGAATGGTGTGGAACAATACGAGGAATATGATTTCATGAACACCGGCTCGCCGCATTATGTGACTTATGTGGACGATATTCACGAAGCGGATGTTGTGAACATCGGCAGCGAGATTCGCTATGGCTCCGTGTACGGCCCGCAAGGCGGTACGAATGTGAACTTTGTCGAAGTGATTGAAGACAACCACCTCAGCGTACGTACCTACGAGCGGGGCGTGGAAGACGAAACCTTTTCCTGCGGAACGGGCGTAACCGCCTGCGCATTATCCGCACATCTCCGTAAAGGCTGGGCAAGCCCGGTGACGGTCGAGACGATCGGTGGTACGCTGGCTGTCGAATACCGGGAGGTAGGCGAAGGACAGTTTAAAGATATTTACCTGATAGGCCCCGCAGTGCGCGTTTTTGAAGGTACTTTGAAAGTTTAG
- the rplS gene encoding 50S ribosomal protein L19, with product MSELIKLVEATIENRKSEYPDFKSGDTINVHVKIREGNKERIQQFQGTVMQRRNVNGSGETFTVRKISNGIGVERVFPILSPSIAKIELIRRGKVRRSRLFFLRGRQGKAARIKELKSAK from the coding sequence ATGAGCGAACTTATTAAACTCGTTGAAGCTACGATTGAAAATCGTAAATCCGAGTATCCTGATTTCAAATCAGGCGACACGATTAACGTTCACGTGAAAATCCGTGAAGGTAACAAAGAGCGTATCCAGCAGTTCCAGGGTACCGTAATGCAGCGTCGCAACGTAAACGGTAGCGGTGAAACTTTTACGGTACGTAAAATTTCAAACGGTATCGGTGTGGAACGTGTTTTCCCGATCCTTTCACCAAGCATCGCGAAAATCGAGCTTATCCGTCGTGGTAAGGTACGTCGTTCACGTCTGTTCTTCCTGCGTGGCCGTCAGGGTAAAGCCGCTCGTATTAAAGAGCTTAAATCCGCGAAGTAA
- a CDS encoding NAD(P)H-hydrate dehydratase yields MKIFNVEQIRAMDAYTIAHEPIASIDLMERASQAFVRCFCNQYVNTRPVAVFCGKGNNGGDGLAIARILSGLGYDVQVFVVEYTLQATDDFRQNLARLGNHLTPRRIHSENDLPQLGKQVVCIDALLGSGLSRPVDGLLAIVIRYLNDLPNRLIAVDIASGLFTDRPNDPSDIIIKPKYTITFQLPKLAFLLPQNAEYVGEWHVVDIGLSPEYIDQTATPFHFTGKSEAEKRIKPRQKFSHKGTYGHAVLIAGSYGKMGAAVLSGKACLRSGVGLLTMHVPACGYEIAQISIPEAMTTVDESEKYISKVPDLTSATAIGIGPGLGQDAATVKALEKVLEQARVPVIIDADALNILSGNRHLLYKLPENTILTPHPKEFQRLAGESSNEYERLEKAQAFAAKYKVILCLKGANTAVILPHGDVHFNSTGNPGMATGGTGDVLTGIITSLLAQKYPPADAAILGVYQHGLAGDRAAEARGQTALIASDVVEHLGW; encoded by the coding sequence ATGAAGATTTTCAATGTAGAACAGATCCGGGCAATGGACGCCTACACGATCGCACACGAGCCCATTGCCTCCATCGACCTGATGGAACGTGCTTCCCAGGCATTTGTACGCTGTTTTTGTAATCAATATGTAAATACCCGCCCTGTCGCCGTTTTTTGCGGCAAGGGAAACAACGGCGGCGACGGCCTGGCAATCGCCCGCATTCTGAGCGGCCTTGGTTATGATGTACAGGTTTTCGTGGTCGAATATACCTTGCAGGCAACCGACGATTTCCGGCAAAATTTGGCGCGGCTCGGCAACCACCTCACACCGCGCCGGATCCATTCCGAAAACGATCTTCCGCAACTGGGCAAGCAGGTCGTCTGCATCGACGCGTTGCTGGGTTCGGGCCTGTCGCGGCCGGTCGACGGCCTATTAGCCATTGTGATACGGTATTTAAATGACCTGCCTAATCGGCTAATCGCTGTCGACATCGCCAGCGGACTCTTCACCGATCGGCCCAACGACCCTTCCGACATCATCATTAAACCCAAATACACCATTACATTCCAGTTGCCGAAACTCGCATTCCTGCTTCCTCAGAATGCGGAATACGTGGGCGAATGGCATGTGGTCGATATTGGCCTTAGCCCGGAATATATTGACCAAACAGCCACGCCTTTCCATTTCACCGGCAAGTCGGAGGCCGAAAAGCGCATTAAACCGCGACAGAAATTTTCGCACAAAGGCACCTACGGCCACGCGGTATTGATCGCCGGAAGCTACGGAAAAATGGGGGCCGCGGTTTTGTCGGGAAAAGCCTGCCTGCGTTCGGGTGTGGGCCTGCTCACCATGCATGTGCCCGCGTGCGGGTACGAGATTGCGCAAATCTCCATCCCCGAAGCGATGACGACCGTGGATGAGTCCGAAAAGTACATTAGCAAAGTGCCGGACCTTACCTCGGCGACAGCTATCGGCATCGGCCCGGGACTGGGCCAGGACGCCGCGACTGTAAAAGCGCTCGAAAAAGTACTCGAACAGGCCAGGGTACCTGTCATCATCGATGCGGATGCATTGAATATCCTATCGGGCAATCGGCATTTGCTTTACAAACTGCCGGAAAACACGATATTAACGCCACACCCAAAAGAGTTTCAAAGGCTTGCGGGCGAAAGCAGTAACGAATATGAGCGACTGGAAAAAGCGCAGGCATTTGCCGCCAAATACAAAGTAATTCTCTGTTTGAAAGGCGCCAATACCGCCGTTATTCTTCCCCATGGCGACGTCCATTTCAACTCGACAGGCAATCCGGGCATGGCCACCGGCGGTACCGGCGATGTACTCACCGGCATTATCACCAGCCTTCTCGCCCAAAAATACCCACCTGCCGATGCCGCCATTTTAGGTGTATACCAGCACGGCCTGGCCGGCGACCGTGCCGCCGAAGCCCGCGGACAAACGGCGCTCATCGCTTCCGATGTGGTAGAGCACCTGGGTTGGTAG
- a CDS encoding FeoA family protein, translating into MSARTVSHLKKGEKGIIKSFTDRAMSLKLLEMGCLPGCEVRLDAIAPFGDPICINVGGNYSLSLRLNEAAVIELE; encoded by the coding sequence ATGTCGGCTCGTACCGTTTCCCACCTTAAAAAGGGTGAAAAAGGCATAATCAAATCATTTACAGACCGCGCGATGTCCCTCAAACTGCTCGAAATGGGCTGTTTGCCGGGTTGCGAAGTGCGGCTGGACGCGATTGCGCCCTTCGGTGACCCGATCTGCATCAACGTCGGCGGGAATTACAGCCTGTCGTTGCGTCTGAACGAAGCCGCAGTGATTGAATTAGAGTGA
- a CDS encoding heme exporter protein CcmB has product MNEIKTLIWKEVTLEWRQKYALSGMLLYVVSTVFVCYLSFNLRRNQLTPIVWNTLFWIILLFTAVNAIAKSFSQERYGRLLYYYNLCSPQAIIISKIIYNSLVMAVLSVLGFAFYAFVMGNPIQDNGLFSICILLASTGFASVLTLIAGIASKADNSATLMAVLSFPIILPMLLMTIRLAKNAMDGLDWSVSTDEITTLLSIDLIVITLSYLLFPYLWRS; this is encoded by the coding sequence TTGAACGAGATTAAAACCCTGATCTGGAAAGAAGTGACACTCGAATGGCGCCAGAAATACGCGCTGAGCGGCATGTTGCTTTATGTGGTCAGCACGGTGTTTGTTTGCTACCTCAGCTTTAATCTCCGCCGGAACCAGCTGACGCCGATTGTCTGGAATACCTTGTTCTGGATTATCCTGCTCTTCACGGCTGTGAACGCCATTGCCAAAAGCTTCTCGCAGGAACGTTACGGACGGCTGCTTTACTATTACAATTTGTGCAGCCCTCAGGCCATTATCATTTCCAAAATCATTTACAACTCATTGGTAATGGCAGTATTGTCGGTTCTGGGATTTGCTTTTTACGCATTTGTCATGGGTAACCCGATACAGGACAACGGCCTCTTTTCGATTTGTATCCTGCTGGCATCCACCGGTTTTGCTTCCGTACTCACGCTCATCGCGGGCATCGCGTCCAAGGCCGACAATAGCGCCACGCTCATGGCCGTACTCAGTTTCCCGATCATCCTGCCAATGCTGCTGATGACGATCCGTTTGGCCAAAAATGCCATGGACGGGCTCGACTGGTCGGTGAGCACCGATGAAATCACCACACTATTATCGATCGATCTGATAGTAATTACGCTCTCCTACTTGCTTTTTCCTTATTTATGGAGAAGCTGA
- the ccsA gene encoding cytochrome c biogenesis protein CcsA — MRKIWWKILCVVIIFYVIIMGFVGPVPRLAIINESIRNTYFHVALWLAMTTLLLLSMVFSIRYLMKGNIKDDDIASEVAKSAIFFGILGCLTGSVWANYTWGDPWPNDPKLNGAAVGILIYLAYLLLRSSFEDEQRRARISSVYNIFAFAVFIPIIYILPRLTDSLHPGSGGNSTFGSYDFDNNIRKVFYPAVIGYILLGLWIAELRIRIKQINRVREEALINSGKL; from the coding sequence ATGAGAAAGATCTGGTGGAAAATCCTCTGTGTCGTGATCATCTTTTATGTGATCATCATGGGATTTGTCGGTCCCGTTCCACGCCTCGCCATTATCAATGAAAGTATCCGCAATACGTATTTCCACGTAGCGCTCTGGCTCGCCATGACCACGTTATTACTGCTGTCGATGGTGTTTTCGATCCGCTACCTGATGAAAGGGAATATCAAAGACGACGACATTGCCAGCGAAGTAGCCAAATCGGCCATTTTCTTTGGCATACTCGGCTGCCTGACCGGCTCGGTTTGGGCCAATTACACCTGGGGCGATCCCTGGCCGAACGATCCGAAGCTGAATGGCGCGGCCGTAGGTATCCTGATTTACCTCGCCTATCTGCTTCTGAGAAGCTCTTTCGAGGACGAGCAGCGCCGTGCGCGGATTTCATCGGTTTATAACATTTTCGCATTCGCCGTTTTCATCCCGATCATTTACATTCTGCCCCGCCTCACCGACTCGTTACACCCCGGCAGCGGCGGCAACAGCACGTTCGGGTCTTATGATTTCGATAATAACATCAGAAAGGTTTTTTATCCGGCGGTGATCGGTTATATCCTGCTCGGATTGTGGATTGCGGAGCTTCGCATCCGCATTAAGCAGATCAACCGGGTCCGTGAAGAAGCACTGATCAACTCGGGCAAACTCTGA
- a CDS encoding CcmD family protein, whose amino-acid sequence MKRISLILLILLAICGNAFAQAGDTSVEMADRLRADGKIWVVVAVVAVVFAGLAINLFRIDSKLKKIEKDLNIK is encoded by the coding sequence ATGAAAAGAATTTCCCTCATCCTCCTGATCTTGCTGGCCATTTGCGGCAACGCGTTCGCGCAGGCAGGCGATACCTCCGTGGAGATGGCCGACAGGCTCCGCGCGGACGGCAAAATCTGGGTCGTAGTGGCGGTAGTGGCCGTAGTTTTCGCGGGATTGGCGATCAACCTCTTCCGTATCGATTCCAAGTTGAAAAAGATTGAAAAAGACCTCAATATCAAGTAA
- a CDS encoding cytochrome c maturation protein CcmE: MKKIQIFGLVIIAVAIGIIVSTAGDASTYVDFTKAKEMAADGDNESIHVVGKLKKDASGQILEMEYRPEIDPNLFVFTLVDNNNVEQKVVYKNTKPQDFDKSEQVVVVGKMQDGSFSAEKILMKCPSKYENGKMETTEHTAKQS, from the coding sequence ATGAAAAAGATACAGATATTCGGATTGGTGATCATCGCGGTTGCAATTGGTATTATCGTTTCGACGGCCGGTGACGCAAGTACCTACGTCGATTTCACGAAGGCCAAAGAAATGGCGGCGGATGGCGACAATGAAAGCATTCACGTCGTAGGCAAGCTCAAAAAAGACGCTTCCGGCCAGATCCTTGAAATGGAATACCGGCCGGAAATCGACCCTAACCTGTTTGTTTTCACATTGGTAGACAATAACAATGTGGAACAAAAGGTGGTATATAAAAACACGAAACCGCAGGATTTCGACAAATCCGAGCAGGTGGTCGTAGTAGGTAAAATGCAGGACGGCTCGTTCTCTGCCGAAAAAATCCTGATGAAATGCCCGTCGAAATACGAGAACGGTAAAATGGAAACCACGGAACATACCGCGAAACAATCATGA